One window from the genome of Pieris napi chromosome 3, ilPieNapi1.2, whole genome shotgun sequence encodes:
- the LOC125063464 gene encoding innexin inx7, with protein sequence MMMMSSIKALTPRMRFNYSKPIIDNMVFKLHYKLTVVLLLCFMILVCGREYFGEHIKCLSDQGVPPHVIQTYCFFMATFTIVRHYNESLLEGGFLPHPGVGPILESDETIRHTYYQWVPFVLFIQSICFYIPHYIWKSKEGGRIKALVEGLQYASLALHDTDMQAGSINVPSKQTLESRVDLIKKDILLRLRITRTWSRWLISMEVLNLLHVMIQVWIVNKFLHGSFISLGLNVMKFKHWGDMTDPLELVFPKVTKCVFHKYGPSGSIQQHDALCVMALNIIHEKIYVILWFWFLFLFIASFLGVVWRFVSFFMFRRSLRFNEIVFRHISKSKFNPYNVINVVNGCEFGDWLFLYYLAKNMKSATFHELFRSVAEELEKRDIPYNNKEDDNVEKGSEPVLLGKVDYDDETLPLKDKRT encoded by the exons ATGATGATGATGTCATCAATAAAAGCGTTGACACCGCGCATGCGGTTCAACTATTCGAAGCCGATTATAGACAACATGGTTTTCAAGCTTCATTATAAGTTGACTGTGGTCTTGCTTCTCTGCTTCATGATCCTTGTCTGTGGGAGAGAGTACTTCGGAGAGCACATCAAGTGTTTGTCCGACCAGGGCGTACCACCACATGTTATACAGACCTACTGTTTCTTCATGGCCACGTTTACTATT GTCAGACATTACAACGAAAGTTTACTGGAAGGTGGATTTTTGCCGCATCCGGGAGTTGGGCCAATTCTCGAATCAGACGAGACTATCCGCCATACTTACTACCAATGGGTTCCCTTCGTTCTGTTCATTCAATCGATCTGCTTCTATATTCCGCATTATATTTGGAAGAGCAAAGAAG GAGGCAGAATAAAAGCTTTAGTTGAGGGTCTTCAATATGCCAGCTTAGCTTTACACGATACAGACATGCAGGCTGGTAGCATCAACGTTCCTTCGAAGCAGACTCTGGAGAGCCGAGTGGATCTTATCaagaaagatattttattgag aTTAAGAATTACAAGAACCTGGTCTCGATGGCTGATATCCATGGAGGTCCTAAATCTTCTGCACGTGATGATTCAAGTATGGATTGTCAACAAATTCCTTCACGGCAGTTTTATAAGTTTGGGGCTTAACGTAATGAAATTCAAACATTGGGGTGATATGACAGATCCATTGGAATTAGTTTTCCCAAAG GTAACGAAATGTGTGTTCCACAAGTATGGTCCTAGTGGATCCATTCAGCAGCATGACGCTTTGTGTGTTATGGCTCTTAACATCATCCACGAGAAGATCTACGTCATTCTGTGGTTCTGGTTCCTATTCCTTTTCATCGCGTCTTTTCTGG gtGTCGTATGGCGGTTCGTGTCGTTCTTTATGTTCCGTAGATCATTGAGATTCAACGAAATTGTGTTCCGGCATATCTCCAAGAGCAAGTTTAATCCGTATAACGTGATCAACGTTGTCAACGGTTGTGAGTTTGGGGATTGGCTGTTCCTATATTACCTTGCGAAGAATATGAAGTCTGCTACATTcca TGAGTTATTCAGAAGCGTTGCTGAAGAATTAGAAAAACGGGATATACCGTATAATAACAAAGAAGACGATAATGTTGAGAAGGGATCTGAACCTGTTCTACTAGGAAAGGTAGACTATGACGATGAGACGTTACCACTTAAAGATAAAAGGACATAG